The following are encoded together in the Desulfovibrio desulfuricans DSM 642 genome:
- a CDS encoding MinD/ParA family protein — protein MSGTFPLVFSVTSGKGGVGKTNISVNLAICLAQLGKQVVLIDADLGLANVDVVLGLTPQKNIFHLFHEGATISDILFPTPYGFSILPASSGMSEMLTLSTGQKLELLEAVDEMEDGLDYLIVDTGAGISDNVLYFNMAAQERLVVLTPEPTSLTDAYALIKVLKNNHGVERFKVCVNMAPDLKTAKDMFVRLHQACDHFLSGVSLELVGVIPRDTGVRKAVVQQLPYCISEPQSPAAKATMSLAKNISAWEAPENLDGNIKFFWKKLLFR, from the coding sequence ATGAGCGGCACTTTCCCTCTGGTTTTTTCCGTCACCTCAGGCAAGGGCGGCGTAGGCAAGACCAATATCTCGGTCAATCTTGCCATTTGCCTGGCGCAGCTGGGCAAGCAGGTGGTGCTTATTGACGCCGACCTCGGTCTGGCCAACGTAGACGTGGTGCTTGGTCTGACCCCGCAGAAGAATATTTTTCATCTGTTTCACGAAGGGGCCACCATTTCGGACATACTCTTTCCCACGCCTTACGGCTTTTCCATCTTGCCTGCTTCTTCCGGCATGAGCGAAATGCTCACCCTTTCCACGGGGCAGAAGCTTGAACTGCTTGAAGCCGTTGATGAAATGGAAGACGGGCTTGACTACCTCATCGTGGATACAGGCGCAGGCATCAGCGACAACGTGCTCTATTTCAACATGGCCGCGCAGGAACGCCTGGTAGTGCTTACACCGGAACCGACCTCGCTCACTGACGCCTATGCTCTCATCAAGGTTCTGAAAAACAATCACGGCGTTGAACGCTTCAAGGTGTGCGTCAACATGGCCCCGGACCTCAAGACGGCCAAGGACATGTTTGTGCGTCTGCATCAGGCCTGCGACCATTTTCTCAGTGGCGTTTCCCTGGAACTCGTGGGCGTTATCCCGCGCGATACAGGTGTGCGCAAGGCCGTGGTGCAGCAGTTGCCCTATTGCATAAGCGAACCGCAAAGCCCGGCGGCAAAGGCCACCATGTCGCTGGCCAAGAACATCAGCGCATGGGAAGCCCCCGAAAACCTCGACGGCAACATCAAGTTTTTCTGGAAAAAACTGCTGTTCCGCTAG
- a CDS encoding flagellar biosynthesis protein FlhF, protein MQVKTFTGATSQEILARIKAEMGPDAVILGNRTYRKNGAVCHEITAGIERPKAEAAQAAGTPAGWGEWHKEWMHLKDQIFALMKPAIQLERLTPRQRVALEYLQREGVSDSVAVDLYQRLLAEPGASVLECLCGMVPVKAWGAEQWRQRIHLMAGPFGFGKTTTALRFALHMRKHEPEARIAFINADCLRGNGRLILRHWAELSNFTYMEAPDKAAMELALTATREARAVFIDVPGLDRNGNLAHWRADMGLDTVEAATHLTLSPFFDALQTQAFLQRYKFEGPGSLVWTKLDEAVSFGNIVNVACAAGLPVSALSFGAELKESLAPATEPLVWRLIFKRQLPGQAA, encoded by the coding sequence ATGCAGGTAAAGACGTTCACAGGGGCCACATCACAGGAAATTCTGGCCAGAATCAAGGCCGAGATGGGGCCTGACGCCGTTATCCTGGGCAACCGCACCTATCGCAAGAACGGTGCCGTCTGCCATGAAATAACTGCCGGGATAGAGCGCCCCAAGGCCGAAGCAGCGCAAGCCGCAGGCACGCCTGCTGGCTGGGGTGAATGGCACAAGGAATGGATGCATCTCAAGGATCAGATTTTTGCCTTGATGAAGCCAGCCATTCAGCTTGAACGCCTCACGCCCCGCCAGCGTGTTGCTCTGGAATATTTGCAGCGAGAAGGTGTTTCTGACTCTGTGGCGGTTGACCTCTACCAGCGATTGCTGGCGGAACCCGGAGCCTCTGTGCTTGAATGCCTCTGCGGCATGGTGCCGGTCAAGGCCTGGGGCGCGGAACAGTGGCGGCAGCGCATCCACCTGATGGCCGGGCCCTTCGGTTTTGGCAAAACCACAACGGCCCTGCGCTTTGCACTGCACATGCGCAAACACGAACCAGAAGCACGCATTGCCTTTATCAACGCCGACTGCCTGCGCGGCAACGGCAGGCTGATTTTGCGCCACTGGGCGGAACTTTCCAATTTTACATACATGGAAGCGCCCGACAAGGCCGCCATGGAACTTGCCCTGACCGCCACACGAGAGGCCCGCGCCGTATTCATTGATGTTCCCGGCCTTGACCGCAACGGCAATCTTGCCCACTGGCGGGCCGACATGGGCCTGGACACAGTGGAAGCTGCTACGCACCTTACGCTTTCGCCATTTTTTGACGCGCTGCAAACACAGGCGTTTTTACAAAGATACAAATTTGAAGGGCCTGGCTCCCTTGTATGGACCAAGCTGGACGAAGCCGTAAGCTTCGGCAATATTGTGAATGTGGCCTGCGCTGCCGGATTGCCGGTTTCAGCACTGTCGTTCGGCGCGGAACTCAAGGAAAGCCTTGCCCCGGCCACCGAGCCGCTGGTCTGGCGTCTTATTTTCAAAAGGCAACTTCCCGGCCAGGCCGCCTAG
- the flhB gene encoding flagellar biosynthesis protein FlhB, whose translation MFGSQQDPSRTEEATPKRVSKQRDEGNVPKAQELGKAVSLLGGMCILYAWIGPMADNIKRLFRHFLSHSWEFDPNPENVYSLSIDVTLEIARMIMPILLTLGFLAFLAQRLQVGKLWTTKVMRPNLKRFNIVQGLKQMLASPQTALRTIKSLLFSLVLGIIPGWIIFKEHQNFLPMYYASTEGVATYMLQMAFKLTSYALLPIIAIAIFDVWQSRYAYNEGMKMTKSEVKDEQKQADGDPVIKGQQRRKMMEMMSKRMLADVPKADVVVTNPTHIAVALSYNTSEAPAPIVLAKGADHLAEKIKEVARENRIPIRENVPLARALYKSTEVGDMIPEELYKAVASVLASIWKIKPKVVKH comes from the coding sequence ATGTTCGGTTCACAGCAAGATCCAAGCAGAACAGAAGAAGCCACTCCAAAACGTGTCAGCAAGCAGCGTGATGAGGGCAATGTTCCCAAAGCGCAGGAGCTTGGCAAGGCCGTGAGCCTGCTGGGGGGCATGTGTATTCTTTATGCCTGGATCGGCCCTATGGCCGACAACATCAAGCGCCTTTTCCGCCACTTTCTCAGCCACTCGTGGGAGTTCGATCCCAATCCTGAAAACGTCTACAGCCTCAGCATTGACGTCACGCTTGAAATTGCCCGCATGATCATGCCAATCCTGCTGACTCTGGGATTTCTGGCCTTTCTGGCGCAACGCCTACAGGTGGGCAAACTCTGGACAACCAAGGTGATGCGCCCCAACCTGAAGCGCTTCAACATAGTTCAGGGCCTCAAGCAGATGCTGGCATCGCCGCAAACAGCCCTGCGCACCATCAAGAGCCTGCTGTTTTCTCTTGTTCTCGGCATCATCCCCGGCTGGATCATCTTCAAAGAACATCAGAATTTTCTGCCCATGTACTACGCCAGCACCGAGGGCGTGGCGACCTACATGCTGCAAATGGCCTTCAAACTGACCAGCTACGCGCTGCTGCCCATCATTGCCATTGCCATTTTTGACGTATGGCAGTCGCGCTATGCCTATAACGAAGGCATGAAGATGACCAAGTCAGAAGTGAAGGACGAGCAGAAGCAGGCCGACGGCGACCCCGTGATCAAGGGGCAGCAGCGCAGAAAAATGATGGAAATGATGAGCAAGCGCATGCTTGCCGACGTGCCCAAGGCGGATGTGGTGGTCACAAACCCCACGCACATAGCCGTGGCCCTGAGCTATAATACATCGGAAGCTCCCGCCCCCATCGTGCTTGCCAAGGGCGCGGACCATCTGGCCGAAAAAATCAAGGAAGTAGCCCGCGAAAACCGGATTCCCATTCGCGAAAACGTGCCTCTGGCACGGGCTTTGTATAAGTCCACAGAGGTAGGCGACATGATCCCTGAAGAGCTTTACAAAGCTGTGGCTTCCGTGCTGGCCAGCATCTGGAAGATCAAGCCAAAAGTTGTAAAGCACTAA
- the flhA gene encoding flagellar biosynthesis protein FlhA — MAAAVIPQLDYARFSKNGEIFLAAGVVIILLVMLVPLPTFFLDFMLCVSISISLLVLITTMFMTSPLEFTIFPSLLLVTTLLRLALNVASTRLILLNGNMGATAAGEVIRAFGQFVVGGSYVVGAVIFMILFILNKTVITAGTTRIAEVAARFTLDAMPGKQMAIEADLNAGLLDEEQANARRAGLRKEADFYGAMDGACKFVSGDVNAGMFITLVNLVGGIIIGMVQKDMDWNTALTTYSLLTIGDGLVSTIPSIIVSTGTGLLVSRAASEAKMGEEFLAQLTFNSRALKMVSGVLLLFALVPGLPTIPFLCISILIFVVSRLTENKDQEAANKAKADKKKKSGSGTADTPEEVQALLPLDTLELEVGYGLIPLVDEEQSGNLLARIRSIRRQFALDMGVVIPSLHLRDNLQLKPGQYALLIKGNQVASAEILVDHFLAMDPGNVTTKISGIETREPAFNLPALWIPDSQREEAMLAGYTVVDPATVIATHLTEVFKRQLADFLDRQGVQGLLDTVAKHAPKAVEDLVPNVLPLGVVQKVLQLLVRESVSIRDMLTIVETLGDFGTSVKNPDTLAEYVREKLSRAIVRPYLDSQGTLSVLTLAPNAERMVQEGIRHADNGVTFLSMNPAVAQRLVNNISTAADNAVNTDAQPVLLVTPIIRPHLAQIVTRFLPTVPVISQAEIPPDIRLQSVGVVSAE; from the coding sequence ATGGCTGCCGCAGTAATCCCCCAGCTTGATTACGCTCGATTTTCAAAAAACGGCGAAATATTTCTTGCAGCCGGTGTGGTCATCATCCTGCTTGTCATGCTGGTGCCTCTACCCACGTTTTTTCTCGATTTCATGCTCTGCGTCAGCATTTCCATTTCACTGCTGGTGCTTATAACCACCATGTTCATGACCTCGCCGCTGGAATTTACGATCTTTCCTTCGCTCCTGCTGGTCACAACCCTTCTGCGGCTGGCGCTCAACGTGGCGTCCACCCGCCTTATTCTGCTCAACGGCAATATGGGCGCAACCGCTGCGGGCGAAGTCATCCGCGCGTTTGGCCAGTTTGTTGTAGGCGGCAGTTACGTTGTGGGCGCCGTTATCTTTATGATCCTGTTCATTCTGAACAAGACCGTTATCACCGCTGGTACCACGCGTATCGCGGAAGTGGCGGCCCGCTTCACCTTGGACGCCATGCCCGGCAAGCAGATGGCCATTGAAGCCGACCTCAACGCCGGTTTGCTGGATGAAGAACAGGCCAATGCCCGCCGCGCAGGGCTGCGCAAGGAAGCAGATTTTTACGGCGCCATGGACGGCGCCTGCAAATTTGTTTCGGGCGACGTGAACGCAGGCATGTTCATCACCCTGGTGAACCTTGTGGGCGGTATCATCATCGGCATGGTCCAGAAGGATATGGACTGGAACACAGCCCTCACCACCTATTCCCTGCTGACCATCGGTGACGGTCTGGTTTCCACCATACCTTCCATCATTGTTTCCACCGGCACTGGCCTGCTGGTTTCGCGCGCCGCCTCCGAAGCCAAGATGGGCGAAGAATTTCTGGCCCAGCTTACCTTCAACAGCCGCGCGCTCAAGATGGTCTCGGGCGTGTTGCTGCTGTTTGCGCTGGTGCCCGGCCTGCCGACCATCCCCTTCCTCTGCATATCCATCCTTATCTTTGTGGTGAGCCGCCTCACGGAAAACAAGGATCAGGAGGCCGCCAACAAGGCCAAGGCTGACAAGAAAAAGAAAAGCGGTTCCGGCACCGCCGACACGCCGGAAGAGGTACAGGCACTGTTGCCCCTTGATACACTTGAACTTGAAGTGGGCTACGGCCTCATCCCTCTGGTGGACGAAGAACAGAGCGGCAACCTGCTGGCCCGCATCCGCTCCATACGCCGGCAGTTCGCGCTGGACATGGGCGTGGTCATCCCCTCGCTGCACCTGCGCGATAACCTTCAGCTCAAACCCGGCCAGTATGCCCTGCTGATCAAGGGCAATCAGGTGGCTTCGGCAGAGATTCTGGTCGATCACTTTCTGGCCATGGATCCCGGCAACGTGACCACCAAGATCAGCGGCATTGAAACGCGCGAGCCTGCCTTTAACCTGCCGGCCCTGTGGATTCCCGACAGCCAGCGTGAGGAAGCCATGCTTGCGGGCTACACGGTGGTTGACCCGGCAACGGTTATCGCCACGCATCTGACGGAAGTGTTCAAGCGTCAGCTGGCCGACTTTCTTGACCGCCAGGGCGTGCAGGGTCTGCTGGACACGGTCGCCAAGCATGCGCCCAAGGCAGTGGAAGACCTGGTGCCCAATGTGCTGCCCCTTGGCGTGGTGCAGAAAGTGCTGCAACTGCTGGTGCGCGAAAGCGTCAGCATACGCGACATGCTCACCATTGTGGAAACTCTGGGCGACTTTGGCACAAGCGTCAAAAATCCCGACACGCTGGCAGAATATGTGCGCGAAAAACTCTCCCGCGCCATTGTACGACCCTATCTGGACAGCCAGGGAACGCTTTCAGTGCTGACCCTTGCGCCCAATGCCGAGCGTATGGTGCAGGAAGGCATTCGCCATGCCGACAACGGCGTGACCTTCCTCTCCATGAATCCGGCTGTGGCCCAGCGGCTGGTGAACAACATCAGCACGGCTGCCGACAATGCGGTGAATACCGATGCCCAGCCCGTGCTGCTGGTGACGCCGATCATCCGCCCGCATCTGGCCCAGATTGTCACGCGCTTTCTGCCCACGGTGCCGGTCATCTCGCAGGCGGAGATTCCGCCCGACATCCGGCTGCAATCGGTGGGCGTGGTAAGCGCCGAATAA
- a CDS encoding FliA/WhiG family RNA polymerase sigma factor encodes MKTGTAQAQAPCPWEALETGATPWESFSPAEQESVVRHYAPKIRFLALRLKAKLPRSIELGELISSGTLGLMEALGKFRPQLGIRFETYAESRIKGAMLDELRRLDWFPRSLRQRVRVLDEAMRKVEHEQGRQATEDELQKITGLDMRDVRQGLEALQNQLWISLDAIQDTISGEGPEGGEPFRSTALQELIERVAPLIDRLTPREKLVLSLYYTDELNMRETAEVMGITEGRVSQLHSQALSRLRKEFHNLYGEGTEI; translated from the coding sequence ATGAAGACCGGCACAGCGCAAGCGCAAGCTCCCTGCCCCTGGGAAGCGCTCGAAACCGGGGCAACCCCTTGGGAGAGCTTTTCACCGGCAGAGCAGGAATCTGTGGTGCGTCACTATGCGCCCAAGATACGCTTTCTCGCTTTGCGGCTCAAAGCCAAGCTGCCGCGCAGCATAGAACTTGGGGAGCTGATTAGCTCCGGCACCCTGGGCCTCATGGAAGCCTTGGGCAAGTTCAGGCCGCAGCTCGGCATCCGCTTTGAAACGTATGCCGAAAGCCGCATCAAGGGAGCCATGCTCGATGAATTGCGCCGGCTTGACTGGTTTCCCCGGTCGTTGCGTCAGCGTGTGCGGGTGCTTGATGAAGCCATGCGCAAGGTTGAACACGAGCAAGGCCGGCAGGCCACCGAGGACGAGTTGCAAAAGATCACCGGCCTCGACATGCGTGATGTGCGGCAGGGTCTTGAAGCCCTGCAAAACCAGCTCTGGATTTCACTTGACGCTATTCAGGACACTATCTCGGGCGAAGGCCCCGAAGGCGGAGAACCCTTCCGCAGCACTGCCCTGCAAGAGCTCATCGAGCGTGTGGCGCCGCTGATCGACCGCTTGACGCCAAGAGAAAAGTTGGTACTCTCGCTGTATTATACTGATGAGTTGAATATGCGTGAAACTGCCGAAGTCATGGGCATCACCGAAGGCAGGGTTTCACAATTACATTCACAGGCCCTGAGCCGCCTTCGCAAGGAATTTCATAATCTCTACGGCGAAGGCACTGAAATATAA
- a CDS encoding 3-phosphoshikimate 1-carboxyvinyltransferase — protein sequence MSQSTIIITEAEKQATASVTAPASKSVSHRYLIGAALAQGVSTVRHTLESRDLERTRAILCGAGASMETLPESTQASGAWRVTGMGGKPLGGAEGAPLSCDVEESGTTCRLLTAVLAAGEGEFRIHGAPRMHERPIAELTDSLSKLGLAVTFEGKADCPPLVLHAKGLNPALCGGEVTLGMDISSQYFSGLLLAAPMGPAPLSVTLGGQKAVSWPYVGLTLQCLTDYAIHFDVETRDAADAPWEMLPPGAWRELKAAHPGCLRVTVHPGAYRAGNYTVEGDWSGASYLLAAGALGLKPVRVEGLRTDSLQGDRAMLGILQRMGARMTLTEDSVTVYPSSLHGVELDMGDCPDLVPTVAVLAAFAQGSTRISNVAHLRYKESDRISAPAQELAKAGVVIDQLSDGMLIHGLAGRGNGKPDCPRLPEGVSLSAHNDHRIAMSLALLGLRQPETNVRDLLDDPLVVRKSFPQFWNIWEQLA from the coding sequence ATGAGCCAGAGCACCATTATCATCACCGAGGCCGAAAAGCAGGCCACGGCAAGCGTTACCGCACCCGCTTCCAAATCCGTTTCGCACCGCTATCTTATTGGCGCGGCGCTGGCGCAGGGTGTTTCCACCGTGCGGCATACTCTTGAAAGCCGCGACCTCGAACGCACCCGCGCCATCCTGTGCGGGGCCGGGGCGAGCATGGAAACCCTGCCCGAAAGCACTCAGGCCTCCGGCGCGTGGCGCGTGACGGGCATGGGCGGCAAGCCGCTCGGCGGCGCGGAGGGTGCGCCCCTTTCCTGTGATGTGGAAGAATCCGGCACCACTTGTCGGCTGCTTACCGCAGTGCTGGCCGCTGGCGAGGGCGAATTTCGCATACACGGCGCGCCGCGCATGCATGAAAGGCCCATTGCCGAACTGACGGACTCCCTCAGTAAACTGGGGCTTGCCGTCACCTTTGAGGGCAAGGCCGACTGCCCGCCTCTGGTGCTGCACGCCAAGGGCCTTAACCCCGCGCTGTGCGGGGGAGAGGTAACTCTGGGCATGGATATTTCGAGCCAGTATTTTTCAGGCCTGCTGCTGGCGGCCCCCATGGGGCCTGCGCCATTGTCCGTAACGCTTGGCGGGCAGAAAGCCGTCTCCTGGCCCTATGTGGGGCTGACCCTGCAATGCCTGACAGACTACGCCATCCACTTTGACGTGGAAACCCGCGATGCGGCCGATGCTCCGTGGGAAATGCTGCCCCCTGGCGCATGGCGCGAACTCAAGGCCGCGCATCCCGGCTGCTTGCGCGTGACAGTCCATCCCGGCGCGTACCGCGCGGGCAACTACACAGTTGAAGGCGACTGGTCTGGCGCGTCCTATTTACTGGCCGCTGGCGCACTGGGTCTTAAACCCGTGAGAGTTGAAGGTTTGCGTACGGATTCCCTGCAGGGCGACCGCGCCATGCTGGGCATTTTGCAGCGCATGGGCGCGCGTATGACCCTGACGGAGGATTCCGTCACCGTGTATCCCTCCTCCCTTCATGGCGTGGAGCTGGACATGGGCGACTGCCCCGACCTCGTGCCCACAGTGGCCGTGCTGGCGGCCTTTGCGCAGGGTTCCACGCGCATCAGCAATGTGGCCCATCTGCGTTATAAAGAGTCGGACCGCATCAGCGCCCCGGCGCAGGAGCTTGCCAAGGCTGGCGTGGTCATTGACCAGCTCTCGGACGGCATGCTCATTCACGGTCTGGCCGGACGCGGCAACGGCAAGCCGGACTGTCCGCGTTTGCCCGAGGGCGTTTCCCTCTCGGCCCACAACGACCACCGCATCGCCATGTCTCTGGCCCTGCTGGGACTGCGCCAGCCTGAAACAAACGTGCGCGACCTGCTGGACGACCCGCTGGTGGTGCGCAAATCCTTTCCGCAATTCTGGAATATCTGGGAGCAACTGGCATGA
- a CDS encoding prephenate dehydrogenase has translation MGAMLLARAKAAGLNVAGVDVPLTPEALAPACAGADLAIICVPAAVFSEVIATVCPHLLPGAVLADITSVKEIPLQQMEKIWAGPVVGTHPLFGPKPDPQADQPVAIVPGAHAVQDHVELASGFFTALGCRVFCTTAEKHDKAMASIQNMNFITSLAYFALLAEHEDLLPFLTPSFRRRQNAARKMLTEDAHMFAGLFEANPYSYEAVRQYRQMLNLAAAGDIDLLCQRARWWWQEEEDQQTP, from the coding sequence ATGGGCGCCATGCTGCTGGCCCGCGCCAAGGCGGCAGGGCTGAACGTGGCGGGCGTGGACGTGCCTCTGACGCCCGAAGCTCTTGCTCCCGCCTGTGCGGGGGCCGATCTTGCCATCATTTGCGTTCCTGCCGCTGTATTCAGCGAGGTTATTGCTACGGTCTGCCCGCATCTGCTCCCTGGGGCTGTGCTGGCGGACATAACCTCGGTAAAGGAAATCCCGCTGCAACAGATGGAAAAGATCTGGGCCGGGCCAGTGGTGGGCACGCATCCCCTCTTTGGCCCCAAGCCGGACCCGCAGGCAGACCAGCCCGTGGCCATTGTGCCGGGGGCCCATGCGGTACAAGATCATGTGGAGCTGGCCTCGGGCTTTTTTACAGCCCTTGGCTGCCGTGTATTCTGCACCACTGCTGAAAAGCACGACAAGGCCATGGCCAGCATCCAGAACATGAACTTCATCACCAGTCTGGCCTACTTTGCCCTGCTGGCGGAGCATGAGGATCTGCTGCCCTTTCTTACGCCTTCGTTCCGCCGCCGCCAGAACGCGGCCCGCAAAATGCTGACAGAAGACGCGCACATGTTCGCTGGCCTGTTTGAGGCCAATCCATACAGCTATGAGGCTGTGCGCCAATACCGCCAGATGCTCAACCTCGCCGCCGCTGGCGATATCGACCTGCTCTGCCAGCGCGCCCGCTGGTGGTGGCAGGAGGAAGAGGATCAGCAGACTCCCTGA
- a CDS encoding chemotaxis response regulator CheY, whose product MPYNPNMRVLVVDDFSTMRRIVRNILRQLGFQNVVEADDGTSAWEVLNREKIDFIVSDWNMPQMTGIDLLRKVRASEQFANIPFLMVTAEAQQENIIEAVQAKVSNYIVKPFTADTMKQKIDKIFP is encoded by the coding sequence ATGCCTTACAATCCGAATATGCGTGTCCTTGTGGTTGACGATTTTTCCACCATGCGCCGTATTGTGCGCAACATTCTGCGCCAGCTTGGTTTTCAGAACGTGGTGGAAGCCGATGACGGCACCTCGGCATGGGAAGTTCTGAACCGCGAGAAGATCGACTTTATCGTTTCGGACTGGAACATGCCCCAGATGACAGGCATTGATCTGCTCCGCAAGGTTCGCGCAAGCGAACAGTTTGCCAACATCCCCTTTCTGATGGTCACAGCTGAAGCCCAGCAGGAAAACATCATTGAAGCTGTGCAGGCCAAAGTTTCCAACTACATCGTCAAGCCCTTCACTGCGGATACGATGAAACAGAAAATCGACAAGATTTTTCCCTAG
- the pheA gene encoding prephenate dehydratase — MDDSNSHWPKGHPTAAADRQAASPDKAGARLAAIRHEIDAVDQDLLTLFNQRAALSLEVGRIKADVPGIIFKPLREKEVLDSLATRNPGPLPEDHLRAIWREIFSSSRSLQRPQNVAYLGPEGTFSYFAGVEYLGHAAQFRPCNDITQVFQEVASGQCELGVVPLENSLQGTVGVSFDLFLKYDVHIQAELFSRISHCLLSNAPSLAAVRTVYSHPQPLAQCGAWLRAHLPGAGLVPVESTAAAAQYAAGKEDAAAIGHGKLADLMGIAVLARRIEDEPGNWTRFVIIGPGDARSGSRTGGPQPGHTGADKTSLLFTTADKAGALSSVLDLLASNGINMRKLESRPLRGQRWKYVFFADVESDLEDPRYAPLLEKLHEVCTSFRILGSYPTGPQLDRLDLHSETPEQPVS, encoded by the coding sequence ATGGACGACAGCAACAGCCACTGGCCCAAGGGCCACCCCACAGCCGCAGCAGACCGTCAGGCAGCCTCTCCCGATAAGGCGGGCGCGCGCCTTGCCGCCATCCGCCACGAGATTGACGCCGTGGATCAGGATCTGCTCACGCTCTTTAACCAGCGGGCGGCCCTGAGCCTTGAGGTGGGACGTATCAAGGCCGACGTGCCGGGCATTATCTTCAAGCCCCTGCGGGAAAAGGAAGTGCTGGACAGTCTGGCCACGCGCAACCCCGGCCCCCTGCCGGAGGATCATCTGCGGGCCATCTGGCGCGAGATTTTTTCTTCTTCCCGCTCCTTGCAGCGACCCCAGAATGTGGCCTATCTCGGCCCTGAAGGCACGTTTTCCTACTTTGCGGGCGTGGAGTACCTGGGCCATGCCGCCCAGTTCCGCCCCTGCAACGATATTACGCAGGTCTTTCAGGAAGTGGCTTCCGGTCAGTGCGAGCTCGGCGTGGTGCCGCTGGAAAATTCCCTTCAGGGAACCGTGGGCGTGAGCTTTGACCTGTTCCTTAAGTACGACGTGCATATTCAGGCCGAGCTGTTTTCGCGCATTTCGCACTGTCTGCTGAGCAACGCGCCCTCGCTGGCCGCCGTGCGTACCGTGTATTCCCACCCCCAGCCCCTGGCCCAGTGCGGCGCGTGGCTGCGCGCCCATCTGCCCGGCGCTGGCCTTGTGCCCGTGGAATCCACCGCTGCCGCCGCCCAGTATGCTGCGGGCAAGGAAGACGCAGCCGCCATCGGTCACGGCAAGCTGGCCGACCTCATGGGCATTGCCGTTCTGGCCCGCCGCATTGAGGACGAGCCCGGCAACTGGACGCGCTTTGTGATCATCGGCCCCGGCGATGCGCGCTCGGGCAGCCGCACGGGCGGCCCGCAGCCCGGCCATACCGGCGCGGACAAAACCTCGCTGCTGTTCACCACGGCAGACAAGGCTGGCGCGCTCTCAAGCGTACTTGACCTGCTGGCAAGCAACGGCATCAACATGCGCAAACTGGAATCGCGCCCCCTGCGCGGACAGCGCTGGAAATACGTTTTCTTTGCCGATGTGGAAAGTGATCTGGAAGATCCCCGCTACGCCCCCCTGCTGGAAAAACTGCACGAAGTCTGCACCAGCTTCCGCATACTGGGCAGCTACCCCACAGGGCCGCAACTGGACCGTCTTGACCTCCACTCGGAAACACCGGAGCAGCCAGTCTCATGA
- a CDS encoding flagellar basal body-associated FliL family protein has translation MAEKQDLKDAPVKDELQVAVSQDTSLRKVELDLDDAPFLVEQAPPPPAKNEEAPLQVAEEGAEPPKKKKKLLIIAAAAGLLVLLVAGAAIWWFVLRTPPPPPPEQIKPDVIVVPSAKTPTAQPDSVKELAPFVIPRQTPTGARFLICKFSTVSQSPRVGMEIDHKLIPLRDALYYYLSSKSDEFLLNPANTATIKKDLSGVLNDYLTQGRIDDILFESYLNE, from the coding sequence GTGGCTGAAAAGCAGGATTTGAAAGACGCCCCCGTCAAAGATGAACTTCAGGTTGCGGTCAGCCAGGACACAAGCCTGCGCAAGGTCGAACTTGATCTTGACGATGCCCCGTTCCTTGTGGAACAGGCGCCTCCTCCCCCGGCCAAAAACGAAGAAGCCCCACTTCAGGTTGCCGAAGAAGGGGCCGAACCACCCAAGAAGAAAAAAAAGCTGCTGATCATTGCTGCCGCTGCTGGCCTGCTCGTGCTGCTGGTGGCAGGCGCTGCAATCTGGTGGTTTGTACTGCGCACCCCCCCGCCGCCGCCTCCGGAGCAAATCAAGCCAGACGTGATCGTGGTGCCTTCTGCAAAAACACCGACTGCCCAGCCTGACAGCGTCAAGGAACTGGCACCCTTTGTTATTCCCCGGCAAACACCCACGGGGGCGCGCTTTTTGATCTGCAAATTTTCAACAGTCAGCCAAAGCCCCAGGGTGGGCATGGAGATTGACCACAAGCTCATTCCTCTGCGCGATGCCCTGTATTATTACCTGAGCAGCAAGTCGGACGAGTTTTTGCTGAATCCGGCCAATACGGCTACCATTAAAAAAGACCTCAGCGGTGTGCTGAACGATTACCTGACGCAGGGGCGCATTGATGACATTTTGTTTGAGAGTTATCTGAACGAATAG